A stretch of DNA from Noviherbaspirillum sedimenti:
CTTTTCTCCCGGTGAAAGCAGGTTCTCGTTAAATTTCAGGATCATCCTTGATGACACCTAAGTCGAGAAGATCCTGGTATAGCGAACTGATGTCACTATCAGACTGCTTGGTCCCGTTTCGATAAGCGATCGCAAGACTGCTGTTATCAAATTCTGGTGTAGTACTCAGGGCTTTTATCCGCGAACGCATGACGTCAATATCTGGTAACGGTGCCGATTTCGTCGGCGCGGCGCCTCGCAAGGCAAAACCCGCACTTGTCGTACTTTGGCGTCTGAATCCAAGCATTCTTTCTTTCTTGGCGGCTCGAATCTTTTCCGCCACTAGATTTTGATATTGTCGGGCGACGGCATCCGGATCCTCACCATTGTCGACCAGCATTTGGGAAATTTCCTCGCTGGTCGGTGTTTCTTCCAATATTTCTGCGCGAAATGCGGACCGCAATGCCTGCGCCATCGCCAGACGCTTCGTATCGTGGTTGCTCATTATCCTGTCCTTTGGCTTTTCAACTTCGCAGCCCCTCGCTTTAGCCGTTTCCGTGCCGCGAGATACTGGGCGTCATCGAGCTTACAATAGTCCTTGATTTCCGCACCAATTAACTCCTGTTCCATCGCCACCAGAATCATCCAGACCTCTTCATCGTCGGCGAAGTAGGCAAACAGCGCATCGTAATCCCTCAACATCGCTGCGTGCTCCTCGGCTTGCTCCAACACGTCTTCAATACTGTTCTTCGGTAAAGTGCCAAAAGAACTGAGAAACGCGTCATCGTCGACTTCGTCATTACCTACGGCGAGGGCCGAAACGTTGGCGATGTGCTTGGCGTGAAAGCCTTTTCGGTCATTGGAAGCGATACTGCCCATGGAGTTACGCAAGAACGTCATGAACGATATGCTTGACGGGCACCATCTGCGCCGCAAATCAACCGCGCGCGCGACAGCTTCGCTGAAAAGTGCCTGGCCTGTCGCATAAATGGTTCCGAATGCCAACCTCCTGCCTTGGTAGTCCAGCTGACGACACTCGTCCGGCGTTAAGCCTGCGAGCGCCTCAAACACTTCGTCTTGGGTCGCATAGATATCGTTTTGTTCCGTCAAGACCCGCCTCTCCATAAAGTGGGTGCGTCAATTCATACCCTGTATAGCTAGTCTGGGCACGGCCGGAATTCGGACAAAAATTTGTGGCCAGCTCTCAAAAAGTAATTTTGGATCCGGACGTGTCCAGATTTGCGCCCAGCTCAGACTATCTCATCAGGTGGGGAGGTTTTGCACAGATTGGCAAAGCTGCCCTCGATCAATCCATTTACTGTTGAGGTAAGTAAAATGAATAATAGCAAATTTATTCAGATTCAGATAAAGCATGATCCAGCGAACGCTGCCCAGTCGCTTGTCTTGGCGAACGGCGAAAGCGCCGTATTGTCGGACATCACACCAACCGGCCGCCAGATCCTGAACGCGGCGCAGTGCCATCCAACGGTCGATTTCGTACTGCTCCAGCTGCTGTCTGGCCACATCTTGGAGGAAATCGCGCCGGAGGAGGTAGCTAGGCTGGATCCCTCGGAAAGCAACTTCTACGCTTTCCGCACCGACCGGCTGTTCTATTTCGTACTCAATGACAACAAGTACCCGTGGGGCGCTACAGTTCCCGAAACCATTTTGCGCCTGCTGGCCAACGAACCGGCGCATACGCAGCTCTGGATGGAGCGCAGGGACGAAACGGACCGACTGATCGCACCGGGCCAGAGCGTCAACCTATCGGGCGAAGGTGTTGAACGCTTCTACACGAAGCTGCTGGCGTGGGAACTGGACGTGCAGGGTGTAGAGATCAGCTCGCCAGCGCCGACGATCACGGTTCGCCACGCGCTGGAACTTGCAAGCATTAACCCAGACCTGCCGTGGACGTTCATTCTGAAGGTGAAAGGACGGCCAAAAGAACAGGTCGATCTGAATACCGTCATCGATCTGACTATGCCCGGAATTGAGCGCCTGCGAGTCATGCCCAAAGTCATCAACAATGGCGAAGGTCCTTGCCCGCACCGTCAGTTCTCCTTGCTCGAAAAGGACGAGAAGTTTCTCGACGCGGCGCCATACCGCTGGGAGACGGCTATCGACGGTGAGCGTCGCTGGCTGCTGTTGCATGACTACCGGCTGCCAAGGGGCTACCAGCAGTCTCACATCGCCCTCGCGATCGAGATTCCTTTGCTTTACCCGTCGGCTGAACTCGATATGTTTTACTGTGCGCCGGCAGCCGTCCTGCAGACCGGCACGCAAATACCGCAGACAGAGGCGCAGCAACCCATCTTCGGTGAGACGTTCCAGCGTTGGTCGCGCCATCGGGAGAACAGGGTGTGGTCGTCAGCCGACGACTCCGTTATCACCCATCTGGGTCTGGTAGAAGAATCTCTGCTGCGTGAGGTGGCGGAATGATCCGGCACGCTAGCCTGGCCTTTTCAGCTCCGCAGCATGCTGCGGTTAAGGCACACCTGTTCCCCGGTGACGGCAAGGAGGCCGCAGCAATACTGCTTTGCTCCCGTGTTGTGGGCACGCGCATCAAGCTGCTGGTCCAGGAGTATCTCCTGGTCTCGCATGAGGACTGCGAGCGGCATCAAGATTTTCTGAGCTGGCCTGGCGACTACGTCGAGCAGGCGCTGGGGCTGGCTGACCAGGACGACTTGTCGATCATCCTGCTGCATTCGCACCCCGGCGGCCTCTTTGCGTTTTCCCAAGCGGACCGTGAATCTGACGCCCAGGTCATGCCGGCCATCTTTGCCGGGCGCGCTAAACGCCACAAGGATACAATCTGGCACGGCAGCGCCATCATGCTGGAAG
This window harbors:
- a CDS encoding multiubiquitin domain-containing protein, whose translation is MNNSKFIQIQIKHDPANAAQSLVLANGESAVLSDITPTGRQILNAAQCHPTVDFVLLQLLSGHILEEIAPEEVARLDPSESNFYAFRTDRLFYFVLNDNKYPWGATVPETILRLLANEPAHTQLWMERRDETDRLIAPGQSVNLSGEGVERFYTKLLAWELDVQGVEISSPAPTITVRHALELASINPDLPWTFILKVKGRPKEQVDLNTVIDLTMPGIERLRVMPKVINNGEGPCPHRQFSLLEKDEKFLDAAPYRWETAIDGERRWLLLHDYRLPRGYQQSHIALAIEIPLLYPSAELDMFYCAPAAVLQTGTQIPQTEAQQPIFGETFQRWSRHRENRVWSSADDSVITHLGLVEESLLREVAE